The DNA region TCACCAGAGTGCCGCCGGTGTAGTCGAGTACGTGGCGGGCGGTCTCGACAACGAGCGGCCGCCACGGCGGCCAGTGCTGGAAGTTGCCGGTCCAGGGCAGCCCCGGCGTGATGTCCATCAGGGTCTCGCCGACCTTCTCGGCGTCGAACACCCGTGAATCGGGGATCAGCTGCTGTACGAGCGCACTGGTCGTTGTCTTGCCTGCGCCATGGGTGCCGTTGAGCCACACAATCACGGGACCGAGGCTAGCGGTGTACGGGCCGCAGAGACGACTGTCGTCACAGAACGGGCCCGGCCGGGCGCAGCCGAAGGCATGACGTCGGATCGGGAGGGCACCCGTGTGCAGCGATGCGGGACCTGCGGGACCGTGGAAGAAAGGCCAGGTCACAGCGCTGCTGTAGGACTCCGAGCGGGAGAGCCTCCAGGGTGCTCAGCCTCAGCCCGGCGCAGCGGGACGAACGTGCCGCCGCTGTCGTGTCATGACATCGGCAGCCCTGGGGACATGGCCGAATGCGTCAGGGGCAGGCACTCGGCGAGCAGGCCGACGATGTCGCGCCAGGCTCGCCGCGCGTGCCGGGGGTGGTGTCCGACGCCGGGGAGCACGGTCTGGTCGACCGGTGGGTGGTGGAAGGCGTGAAGGGCTCCGCCGTAGACCACGAGGCGCCAGTCGACGCCCGCGGTCTGCATCTCGGCGGTGAACGCGTCGCGTTGTGCGGGCGGCATGATGGGGTCTTCCGACCCCACTCCGGCCCACACCGGGCAGCGGATGCGCGCCGCCTCGCCCGGCCGGCCCGTGGTCGGAGCGTTGACCGTCCCGATGGCGCGCAGGTTGACGCCATCGCGCCCGAGTTCCAGCGCGATCGCGCCCCCGGTGCCGTAGCCGACGGCGGCGATCCGGTCGGGATCGGTCCGAGGCTCGGCCCGCAACACGTCGAGCGCCGCGTGGCCGATGCCCCGCATCCGGTCGGGATCGGCGAGCAGCGGGGTCACGTGGGCCAGCATCTCCTCGGGGTCGGTGAACCATCGCCCGCCGTTGATGTCGAAGGCCAGCGCCACGTACCCCAGCCTGGCCAGGGCGTCGGCCCGGCTGCGCTGGAAGTCGTTCAGCCCGGTCCCCTCGGGACCGATCAGGACCGCGGGCCGGCGGTCGTCACCGGCCGGCAGCGCGAGGTGCCCGATCATAGTGAGGCCGTCGGCCGGATACTCGACCCTGCGTGTGGTAATCGTCATGGGGGTGAACCGTAGTGACCGCCGAGTCCGGCCGGGTGGGTCTTCACCGTCGGCAGAACGGCGCGGATGAGCCCGGCGGCTGGGCACCGTGGAAGGCTCCGAGGCTGCTGAGACACATGACGACTCCACGAACCAGGCTGCGGCCATCGCCACGGCGTCGGGGAAGTCGTCTCTGATCATGGCACTTCGCCTGAGCGGTTGCCCAGGTTGCGGACACGGGAGACGACACGTCCCTGAGGTCCTGCTGCCCTTGGGCGGTGGCTCGGTCGTGGGAAGACCGTGCGGCGACGACGCGGTTCGTGTCAGGATGCGCGGCATGTCTGGTCGCGCGTTGGTCTTCGGAGCGATGGCTGAATCGTACGAACGGTTCCGGCCGGGGTACCCCGCGGAACCGGTCCCCGTCGCGGCGATCCGGCTCCGGCTCCGATCATGGACCGCTGGACGTTCCGCAGGCGGGGAGCGCGAAAGTACGGGCCGCCTCGGTCCGGTGCCTCCGACGTTGACCTCCGCGTACGCACCGGGAGGGGAACGAGTTCCGCGTCCTGGCGGATCGCCGCCCCTGAGCGGGGGCCGCACACCGCGCCGGGCCGACTTCCGGTCGCCTGCCACGTCCGGGCGAACACGATGAGGAGCCCCCTCCGAACAGCCTGGGGCGGCAGGTGGTTCAGCCCAGGCGGGCGGCCTTGAGCGCGCGGCGGGCGAAGACGTCCTCCCGGCGCTCTTCCATCTGCCGCAGCGCCTCCGTACGGTCACGCTTGGAGAGCCGGTCCAGATACGTGTGGCCGACGAGGTGGTCGCTCTCGTGCTGTAGACAGCGGGCGAAGTACCCCGTGCCCTCGACGACGAGAGGGCTGCCGTCCTTGTCGAACCCGCGGACGACGGCACGGTCGGTGCGAGGGACCGCCATGGAGGCGCCGGGCACGGACAGGCAGCCCTCGGACTCCTCGACGAGCCGACGGGTGCCCGGATCCGGCTCGTCCAGGACCGGGTTGACGATGTGGCCGACGTGCCGGACCCCCTGGTCGTCCGGGCAGTCGTAGACGAACAGCCGGAGGTCGACACCGACCTGGTTCGCCGCCAGGCCGGCTCCGTCGGCGATGTGCATCGTCACGAACATGTCGTCGATCAACGCCGACAGTTTGGGGGTGCCGAACGCGGTCACCTCCCGGCAGGGACGGTTCAGGACCTGCTCGCCCACCACCGTGATCCGGCGCACGGAACCACGCTGTGCCTCCGGCGCCGGATCCGGGTACGTGTCGACGGGCCGACCCTGTACGCGGACCCGCCGGTCGACAGGGCGGTCCCCCTCATGACGAACGGCCATGGTTGTCTCCCTTCTTCCGCGCACATCGGGGATGCGCGGTCGCCGCCGCGCCTCTCGGCGCTCGTGGGTATCGCTTGCCAAGAGCTTTGCAAAGTAGCAGACTTTGCAAAGTGACTGAAGAGGACGTCAACACGCCGCACGACCGGGCGGACAGCGGCGGCGAGGGCTTTCGCGAGCACGAAGGCCTTCGCGAGCACGAGGTCCGTACGGCGTTGATGGATCTGCTCGCCGAAGTCGGCACCGTCACGGCGACCGAAGCCGCCGGTCGGCTGGGATACAGCTCCGGGCTCTGCTCGTTCCACCTACGGCAGCTCGCCCGGCACGGACGCATCGAAGAGGCCCCCCACAGTGGAGGCCGCGCCCGTCCCTGGCGTCTGCGCTGGGCCGCTCCCGCCGCCGAACCGTCCGCTAGAGCGGCCGAGTTCGGCGACCTGGCCCGAGGGCTGGAGGACGAGAGCTGGCGGCGCTGGCTGACCCAGCGGGACGAGGCGCCGTCCGCCTGGCGCCATGAGGAGGCCTTCAGCGCCGTCGCGTATCTGACGCCCGAAGAGATGAGACGGGTCGCGGACACCGTCCGGCAGGCTCTCGCCCCCTACCGTGACCGCGAACAGCGTCCGCTCGCCCGGCCCGAGGGCGCTCGACCGGTGGCTCTCATCACCCGGATCTTCCCCCTGCTCCCTCACCCGGTGGAGGACGCGGACCAGGGGGAGAACGGGGGACCAGGACTGAGCGATGGGACAGGACAGGATGGAAGGTGAGCCTGCCTCGGCCCGCTTATTTCCGCGTGTGCCGCGGGCCGGATTCGGTCCGGGGAGAGTGGTGCGGGCGCCGGTTCTCCTCACGCCGGGCGCGAAAGGGGCTGGCCAGGAACGTACGGCCGCAGGTAGTCCTTGACCATGACCTCACCCCAAACGCTGCTTCCCGGGACCCGGCGAGCCCTGCTCCATCGCATCGCCACCGCTCAGGCCGAGGGCCGGACCCCGTCACTCGTCGCCGCAGTGCAGCGCGGGGGCCGGATCGCCTGGAGCGGCGCTCGCGGCTGTGTGGAGGGCCATGCCCCCGACGACGACACCCAGTACAGGATCGGCTCCCTCACCAAGACCTTCACCGCTGTGCTGGTGCTGCGTCTACGCGATGAGGGGCTGCTCGGTCTGGACGATGCCCTGGAGGAACACCTGCCCGGCACAGGTGTGGGAGAGGCCACCGTCTTCCAACTGCTGGGACACAGCGCCGGGCTGGCCGCGGAAACGCCCGCGCCCTGGTGGGAGAGGACTCCGGGCAGCATCAGACCGGAGTTGTCGGACGTGCTCGGCGGGCATCCGCTGCTGCACCCGGCAGGTCACGGCCATCACTACTCGAACCCCGGCTACACCCTGCTCGGTGCGCTTGTGGAGAGGCTGCGGGGTGACTCCTGGGCCGAGGTGCTCCGCAGCGAGATCCTCGAACCGCTGGGGATGGACCGCACGACTGCGCGACCCCAGGCCCCTCACGCGGGCGGCTGGGCCGTGCACCCATGGGCCGATGTCCTGCTTCCCGAGCCGGCCGAGGACCTCGGGCTCATGGCGCCGGCGGGCCAGCTCTGGTCGACCACCGCTGACCTGCTCCGCTTCGCGCTGTTCCTCGCGAGGGGCGACGATCGTGTGCTGAGCGCGTCGTCGGTGGAGCAGATGCGGGCGCCCGCGGCTCCACCCGAAGCCGCTGACCAGGACGGTAACTACGGTCTTGGTCTCCAAGCGGTACGGAGTGAGAACCGTGCCCTCTTCGGCCACACAGGGTCGCTTCCAGGTTTCCTGGCGGCGCTGTGGTTCAGCGTCGAGGACGACGTCGCCGCTGTGGTGCTCTCCAACGCCACCTCAGGCCCCGCGGTCGCCACAGTCGCCGCGGATCTGGTGCGGATCGTCGCCGAGGCCGAGCCGAGGATCCCGGAACCCTGGCGCCCGCTGCCCGAGGTGGACCAGGAACTGCTGGCACTGACCGGCCCCTGGTACTGGGGCACCCGCGCCCACGTCCTGACGCTGCTGGCGGACCGTGCGCTGGAGCTCCGGCCGGTGCGGGGCGCTGGACGCGGAGCGCGCTTCCGGGCGTCCGCGGACGGAACCTGGACCGGTCTCGACGGCTACTACGCGGGCGAGACCCTCCGCGTCGTACGCGCCGACGACGGCACGGTCGGCCATCTGGATCTCGGTTCCTTCGCCTTCACGAGGGAGCCGTACGGTCCCGCGTCAGCCGTGCCCGGGGGCGTGGACGAGGGGGGCTGGCGCGGCCTGGCCACGTGACTGCGGGCACTACGGGTCCCGGCAGTGCTTGTCCGCCCTGACTCACCGGGCAGCCTTTCGGCGGCTGTTTCACGTGAAACAGCCGCCGAAAGGCTGCCCGGATATCAGGCTGTCAGTTCGCGTTCCAGTGGAGTGCGGAAGCGCGGGGTGGTCCTGGTATCGCCGACCCACGCCGTCAGACGGGACGCCTCGGACTTGATCAGGACGGAGGCGTCCTGGCCGACGTCCGACAGCAGACGCCACGCGATCTCCCCGTCGGCCCGCTGCGCCCAGCCGCCCACGATGCGGCCGTTCGACCACACACTCGGTCCGACGTTCCCGGCTCGGTCGAACAAAGCGGACCGGTGGTCGTCCGGTAGGTGGAAGCCCCGGTCGGCCCAGCCCATGGCGCTCGGGTCGAGACTGGGCAGTAGCGCGGCCCAGGGCTCCACCGGAGGTTCCGGGCCGAGATCACCAGGTGCGATCCAGCCGACTGCCCCGCTGTCGAGCAGCACCTCCTCCGCGCCGATGGCGACCAGCGCTCTGCGTGTCTCGCGGAGCCCCCAGCCGGTCCACCACTTCAGGTCTGCCTCGGTTCCCGGCCCGTACGAGCGGAGCCAGTGCAGGGCCACCTCTGCCTGTGCCACGGCCGGAGCCAGCGGTGGCCAGGGATCGGAGGCGGTCCACCGGAACTGGCTCGACGTCCAGGAACCGCGTGGCCGGTCTCGCCGGATGCGCCCCTCGGCGGCCAGCAGACGGATCACCCGGGTGGCGACGCCCTGCACGGTTTCCTGCCGCGTGCCGGGGAAGACAGTGATCCTGGTGCGGAGGGCCTGGACCGCTGCGGACAGTTCACTGCCGGTGGCCCGGCCCAACTCGGCCAGTACGGCGACGGTCTCCCGTTCGGCGTCCCTGAGCCAGCGCTCGTCCAGACCGTTGCCGTCCGCTTCCAGATGTTTGAGGAAGGTGCGCCGTTCCTTCGCGGCGACGGCCCGCGCGTTCGCCGCGTCGACGAAGGGGGCGAGCTCGCCGGAGACAGTGAAGAGGGTGTTGCGCAGGGAGAGGAGCCGCACCAGCGAGACGTCCTCGTAGAGGGCCCGCTCCAGGGAGGCGACGTCCGGAACCGTCAGCCGGGCGCACACCGAGAGATGGAGTGTGGCGGCATCGGTGGAATGCAGCGCCACCACCGCGTCCGTGACGGCGGGAACGGAGGAAGCGCGCACCGAGGGGGCCAGCAGATGCCTGCGGCCCAGCCTGATGCGGCGCTGCTCGTCGTCGATGCGGTGCATGCGTCCCCTTGAGGAGGATGGATCCGTGCGAGAGAGGCGGATGAGGGGCCGATGGGACCGGCGGTCACAGGGTGAGCTTGAACCCCATGTGGCTCGCGGTGAACCCGAGCCGTTCGTAGAAGCGATGGGCGTCGGTGCGGGTGGTGTCGGAGGTCAGCTGTACCAGTCGGCAGCCCTGGCGCCGTGATTCATCGACCGCCCACTGGATCAGCTTGGTACCGAGGCCGCTCCCACGTTCGTCGGTGTGGATGCGGACGCCTTCGATGATCGACCGGGTGGCGCCTCTCCGGGACAGTCCGGGAACGATGGTCAGTTGCAGGGTTCCCACGACACGCGCCTCGCGCACGGCGACGACCAGGTGCTGGTTCGGATCGTTCGCCAGCCGGTGGAACGCCGTCCGGTACGGGGAGAGGTCGTCCGGTGACTCGCGCCCGGCACCGAGCGGGTCGTCGGCCAGCATGGCCACGATATCCGGGAGGTCGGTGAGTGCGGCGGGGCGTATGTCGAGATCGCTCATGATCGGCAGACTACGCAACAATCGGGGCGCTCAGGCAGGGCCTCAAGAGCTTCGGTCATCCGGACCGGAGGGGGTTGGTTCCGGGTCCTCGTGGCCTCGTCGAGAGCGGCGCGCAGTGCGCCATCGTCCTCTTGTGTTTCACGTGAAACACAGTGGCAAGCCCGGGACGCGGCGGCGCCTGCTCCCGGGGTGTCTCCGCGTCGGCCGACACAGGCGTACCACTGGGTGCCGGCAGACCCTGCGAACGTACCGCCGGACTCACGTCAGCCCAGGTCGGGCGCGTGCATCGCTCGTACTCCCTCGATGTTCCCGTCCAGGTAGTGACGGAGGGAGAGTGGTACGAGGTGCACCGCCGCGATGCCCATCCTGCTGAAGGGCACACGCACGATCTCGTACTCGCCGCGGGGTTCCTCGATCTCCGGACCGTGTCGGCGCGAGGGGTCCATCGACTCCAGCCGGCAGACGAAGAAGTGCTGCACCTTGACGCCCTTGATGCCGCCGCCCTCGATGTGCTCGACCGTATCGACGAAACAGGGGACGACATCGACGATCTTGGCGCCCAGTTCCTCGTCGACCTCGCGGTGCAACGCATCGATGACGGTGTCGTCCTCCGGTTCGACGCCACCACCAGGCGTGACCCAGTACGGATCCACCCCGGGCTTGGTGCGCTTGATCAGGATGAGGTCGTCGCCGTCGAGCAGGACGGCACGTGCGGTGCGCTTGACCACAGGACGTTCGGTCATGGCAAGAGAGTGGCCCAGGAAACCCGGTCTGAAACGCCTCTCGGCCAATGGCTCGCCGACCGGTAGCGGCTCACACCAGCCCCCGAACGCCCGCTGTGGCCGGAGGGTCCGTCCTGAGCGGGGCCGACCGGGTGGGCAGACGGACGACTGTCCCCCTCCGAACCCGGCCGTCCCCTCCCCGTCGGACCGCGCCCACGCCTCAGCCGACGGCCTCGTCCAGCGCGTTCTCGACATCGGCCAGTAGGTCGTCCGGATCCTCGGCGCCCACCGAGAAGCGGATGAACCCTTCCGGCACGGCGTCCCCGCCCCAGCGTGCCCGGCGCTCGGCGCTCGACCGCACGCTGCCGAAGCTCGTGGCGTCGTCCACCAGCCGCAGCCGGGCCAGGAAGCGCTCGGCGGTGTCCTTGTCCGCCAGGGTGAAGGAGACCAGGGAGCCGAACCGCCGCATCTGCCGCACGGCGATCGCGTGCGAGGGATCGCCGGGCAGCCCGGGGTAGCGCAGGCCAGTCACGTCCGCACGCCTGGCCAGGAACTCTGCCAGGGTGAGCGCCGTGGCGCACTGCCGGTCCACCCGCAGCTGCACGGTGGACAGCGACCGGTGGGCGAGCCAGGACTCCATCGGGCCGGGGATCGCACCGACGACTTTCCGCCACCGGCGTACACCCGCGGACAGCGCCGGGTCCTTGCACGTCACATGACCCAGCAGGATGTCGCCGTGGCCGGTCATGCCCTTGGTGTCGCTCGCCACCGAGAAGTCCGCGCCGAGCTCCAGGGGACGCTGGCCGAGAGGTGTGGCCAGTGTGTTGTCGACCGCGACCAGCGCGCCCGCCTCATGCGCGGCCGCGACCAGCCGGCGCACGTCGCAGACGTCGAGTCCCGGGTTGGAAGGGGTCTCCAGCCACAGCAGCTTCGCCCCCTTGAGGGCCCGCAACTGGGCATCGCCCCCCGTGGGCGCCGTGCGCACCCCGACGCCGTACGCCTCGAGCTGCTCCCGGACCAGGGGCAGTGCCTGGTAGCCGTCGTCCGGCAGGACCACGGTGTCGCCGGTGCGCGCCCGGGAGAGCAGCACGGCGGAGACGGCCGCCATGCCGGAGGCGAAGACCGTTGTCTCGACCCGCTCCCCCGGTGCTTCCAGCTCACCGATCGCCCGTTCCAGGTGGGTCCACGTCGGGTTGGTCTCCCGGCCGTAGGTGTAGGGTCCGGCAGGCTCGCCGGACAGGTGGAAGTGTGCGGCGAAGACCGGGCCGGGCAGTGTCGGTTCGTACTGCTGAGGTGCGGGGAGCCCGGCCCGTACGGCCCGGGTCCCGTCGCCCGTGGTGCTCATCCTTGCTTCCTCGTCTCTTGTCCCGGTTCCTCACCGGTCCGGTCCGCACGGTTCCG from Streptomyces sp. NBC_01754 includes:
- a CDS encoding NUDIX hydrolase, with translation MTERPVVKRTARAVLLDGDDLILIKRTKPGVDPYWVTPGGGVEPEDDTVIDALHREVDEELGAKIVDVVPCFVDTVEHIEGGGIKGVKVQHFFVCRLESMDPSRRHGPEIEEPRGEYEIVRVPFSRMGIAAVHLVPLSLRHYLDGNIEGVRAMHAPDLG
- a CDS encoding dienelactone hydrolase family protein, whose translation is MTITTRRVEYPADGLTMIGHLALPAGDDRRPAVLIGPEGTGLNDFQRSRADALARLGYVALAFDINGGRWFTDPEEMLAHVTPLLADPDRMRGIGHAALDVLRAEPRTDPDRIAAVGYGTGGAIALELGRDGVNLRAIGTVNAPTTGRPGEAARIRCPVWAGVGSEDPIMPPAQRDAFTAEMQTAGVDWRLVVYGGALHAFHHPPVDQTVLPGVGHHPRHARRAWRDIVGLLAECLPLTHSAMSPGLPMS
- a CDS encoding ArsR family transcriptional regulator, with translation MTEEDVNTPHDRADSGGEGFREHEGLREHEVRTALMDLLAEVGTVTATEAAGRLGYSSGLCSFHLRQLARHGRIEEAPHSGGRARPWRLRWAAPAAEPSARAAEFGDLARGLEDESWRRWLTQRDEAPSAWRHEEAFSAVAYLTPEEMRRVADTVRQALAPYRDREQRPLARPEGARPVALITRIFPLLPHPVEDADQGENGGPGLSDGTGQDGR
- a CDS encoding cystathionine gamma-lyase; the protein is MSTTGDGTRAVRAGLPAPQQYEPTLPGPVFAAHFHLSGEPAGPYTYGRETNPTWTHLERAIGELEAPGERVETTVFASGMAAVSAVLLSRARTGDTVVLPDDGYQALPLVREQLEAYGVGVRTAPTGGDAQLRALKGAKLLWLETPSNPGLDVCDVRRLVAAAHEAGALVAVDNTLATPLGQRPLELGADFSVASDTKGMTGHGDILLGHVTCKDPALSAGVRRWRKVVGAIPGPMESWLAHRSLSTVQLRVDRQCATALTLAEFLARRADVTGLRYPGLPGDPSHAIAVRQMRRFGSLVSFTLADKDTAERFLARLRLVDDATSFGSVRSSAERRARWGGDAVPEGFIRFSVGAEDPDDLLADVENALDEAVG
- a CDS encoding winged helix DNA-binding domain-containing protein, with translation MHRIDDEQRRIRLGRRHLLAPSVRASSVPAVTDAVVALHSTDAATLHLSVCARLTVPDVASLERALYEDVSLVRLLSLRNTLFTVSGELAPFVDAANARAVAAKERRTFLKHLEADGNGLDERWLRDAERETVAVLAELGRATGSELSAAVQALRTRITVFPGTRQETVQGVATRVIRLLAAEGRIRRDRPRGSWTSSQFRWTASDPWPPLAPAVAQAEVALHWLRSYGPGTEADLKWWTGWGLRETRRALVAIGAEEVLLDSGAVGWIAPGDLGPEPPVEPWAALLPSLDPSAMGWADRGFHLPDDHRSALFDRAGNVGPSVWSNGRIVGGWAQRADGEIAWRLLSDVGQDASVLIKSEASRLTAWVGDTRTTPRFRTPLERELTA
- a CDS encoding GNAT family N-acetyltransferase encodes the protein MSDLDIRPAALTDLPDIVAMLADDPLGAGRESPDDLSPYRTAFHRLANDPNQHLVVAVREARVVGTLQLTIVPGLSRRGATRSIIEGVRIHTDERGSGLGTKLIQWAVDESRRQGCRLVQLTSDTTRTDAHRFYERLGFTASHMGFKLTL
- the def gene encoding peptide deformylase, coding for MAVRHEGDRPVDRRVRVQGRPVDTYPDPAPEAQRGSVRRITVVGEQVLNRPCREVTAFGTPKLSALIDDMFVTMHIADGAGLAANQVGVDLRLFVYDCPDDQGVRHVGHIVNPVLDEPDPGTRRLVEESEGCLSVPGASMAVPRTDRAVVRGFDKDGSPLVVEGTGYFARCLQHESDHLVGHTYLDRLSKRDRTEALRQMEERREDVFARRALKAARLG
- a CDS encoding serine hydrolase domain-containing protein, yielding MTSPQTLLPGTRRALLHRIATAQAEGRTPSLVAAVQRGGRIAWSGARGCVEGHAPDDDTQYRIGSLTKTFTAVLVLRLRDEGLLGLDDALEEHLPGTGVGEATVFQLLGHSAGLAAETPAPWWERTPGSIRPELSDVLGGHPLLHPAGHGHHYSNPGYTLLGALVERLRGDSWAEVLRSEILEPLGMDRTTARPQAPHAGGWAVHPWADVLLPEPAEDLGLMAPAGQLWSTTADLLRFALFLARGDDRVLSASSVEQMRAPAAPPEAADQDGNYGLGLQAVRSENRALFGHTGSLPGFLAALWFSVEDDVAAVVLSNATSGPAVATVAADLVRIVAEAEPRIPEPWRPLPEVDQELLALTGPWYWGTRAHVLTLLADRALELRPVRGAGRGARFRASADGTWTGLDGYYAGETLRVVRADDGTVGHLDLGSFAFTREPYGPASAVPGGVDEGGWRGLAT